The following is a genomic window from Caldisericaceae bacterium.
TCTATCATGGTCACCTCGATACATCCCTCTCAACTGTGGAATTGTAATGTGTGATTCATCAATAAATAAAAGAGAATCTTCTGGGAAAAAGTTTAAAAGGGTGTATGGCTCTTCACCAGGTTTTCTCCCTGAAAAGTATCTTGAATAGTTCTCAATCCCAGTGCAATAACCAACATTTAGAAGCATTTCAAGGTCGTATTTAGTTCTCTCTTCTAATCTTTGAGCCTCAACAAATTTGCCTCTTTTTTTGAAGAATTCTACCCTTATTTTAAGTTCTTCCTTAATTTCATCAACATAACGCCTAATTCTTTCCTGTGTTGTAATAAACTGCTGAGCTGGGAAAAATGTAAAACTAGAATACTTCCTAATAAGGTCATTTGTTAACGGGTCAAATTCAATAATCGAATCTATCTCATCGCCGAAAAGTTCAATTCTTATAGCAGTCTCTGATTCTTTTGGAAATACATCTAAAACATCTCCACGGATTCGAAAAGTTCCACTTTTAAAATTGTAATCATTTCTTTCGTATTGAAGCCGTGCAAGATTCATTGCAATTGTCAGTCTGTTAATCTTTTCTCCAACTTTTACCGTAAAAAGTTGCTCTTTATACTCCTCTGGAGAATCCCATCCGTATATACATGAAACCGAAGCAACAACAATAACATCTTTTCTTTCAAGTAGGGCACGAACTGTTGCATGTCTTAATCTTGCAATATCTTCATTAACATCGGCGTTTTTTGCAATATAAAGGTCAATTTGCGGCACATACGCCTCTGGTTGATAGAAATCATAATAACTTACAAAGTAATGAACAGCATTTTCGGGAAAAAACCTTTTGAATTCAGAATAGAGTTGTGCTGCAAGGGTTTTATTGTGCGAGATAACAAGTGTAGGCTTTTGAACTCTTGCAATCACATTTGCCATTGTAAAGGTCTTACCAGAGCCAGTAACACCAAGTAAAGTTTGAAACTTATACCCCTTTTTTATGCCATCTACAAGTTTTTCGATTGCTTCTGGTTGATCGCCTGTAGGCAAAAAATCTGAGATCAATTTGAACTCATCCATCGCAAAAGCCTCTTTCTACAAAATTAGCAGCAAAGGTATTAGCAAAATTCAAGGCATCCTTATAATTTTCACCACTAACTATAGCTTTTATAAATGAAGCATTAAAAACATCTCCTGCACCAACGAGATTATTCCCTTTTGCATAAACACCTTTAACTTCATATTCTTGAGTTTTTGCAATGAGTCTCGCTCCATTTTCTCCCATCTTTATAACTAATATACCGCCCCTATTTAGAAAAAGTTCTATATTGTTTTTGTTAAAATACTCAATCTCTTTTTGGTTTGAAAAAACTACATGCGAATTGGAAATTATTTTTTCTGCAGTTTCTTTAAAATTGGGTGTCCCTACACAAATCCTTACCTGTGGGTCAAAAAACACCATATTTGAGTAATTTCTTATGTATTCAACAATTTTTATACTCTCTTCCTGTGGTTTCTTTTCCGTAAGCAATCCCCCAGATATATAAGCATAGTCGAAGTGAAGATTGGCATTCATAAAAACATCAAAATCTAAATCAGTATAAGAAGTATTAAGAATATTCGCTATGGTAAAACGTTTATTATCTTGGATAATACTTATTACAACTGGTGTTGGCTTCTCTGAAGATACATCAAAATAATTTATTCCTTTCAAATCCAAAAAATTTCTTATACTCATACCAAAAAAATCTTTAGAAATAGGAGTAAAATAAATAGGAGTTTCTTTTAGGTTAAAAAGTGCACGTGCAAAATTTATACCACTTCCTCCAATATCAATTTTAGATGAGACAGCAACGTTATTATGATCTTCCTCAATATTAAATGAGTTTAGTTTCATGATTACATCAACAGCATTTTCTCCAAACACAAGGACTCTTTTCATTACTCTCTTATGAATTTCTCAAACTCTTTTTGTGAGAAAGTGTTTATAATATCGGACTTTCTTAACCAAGCACGCCTTGCAACACCAACACCAAACCTCATATTCTCAAGAGAATCAACCGAGTGAGCGTCTGTTCCTACTGAAATTTTCAAACCATATTCATAAACAGCTCTTTTTGCATTAACTTCATTTAAATCAAGCCTATCAAAGGATGCGTTAATTTCAAAAACTTTGTTGTATTTTTTTGCAGTTTCAAATATTTCATCAATATTAAGACTATATTCATTTCTCCCATTTATTATTCTTCCCGTTGGATGAACTATAATTTTAACTTTAGGCATTTTTAAAACAGTTTTTAAGCGCTCTGTTATCTCGTCTTTAGTCTGATTCATTCCCGTATGAATACCAGCAAGACACAAGTCGAAAAAAGATAACTCACTTTCGGGAAAATCAACAGAACCATTTGAAAGGATATTCAATTCAACACCTAAAAAAATTTTAAAAGGGTGAAGTTTCTTGTTTAATTTTTCAATTTCCTCTTTTTCTTTTCTAAAGTCAGGTATGTCTAACCCACCTGCAACACTAAGAGCTTTTGCATGCTCTGTGATAACAATATATTCATAACCTAATTCAATTGCTTTTAATGCCATTTCTTCAATGGTATTTGCTCCATCGGAGTATTTTGTATGCATATGGGTGTCACCTTTTATATCGGTATAATCGACAATTTTAGGTAATTTATGTTCTAAAGCAAGCTCAACTTCTCCTGTATCCTCTCTCATCTCTGGTGGGACAAATTGCATACCAATTGCTTCGTAAATAGACTCTTCTGTTTCTCCTGCAAATTTTTTATTAGAATCAAGTTCAAACAGTCCATACTCATTAAGCTTGTAATCCTTCTTAATTGCAATTTCTCTTAATCTAACATTATGGTTTTTTGAGCCAGTAAAATACTGAACTGCTGCACCAAAGGATTCGTCTTCAACTACTCTTAAATCTGTTTGTATTCCCTCAATTGTAATAATAGATGATTTTGTATCACCTTTTGCAATCACTTCTTTAACAATTGGCAAAGAAGTAAAAAAATCCATT
Proteins encoded in this region:
- the uvrB gene encoding excinuclease ABC subunit UvrB, with product MDEFKLISDFLPTGDQPEAIEKLVDGIKKGYKFQTLLGVTGSGKTFTMANVIARVQKPTLVISHNKTLAAQLYSEFKRFFPENAVHYFVSYYDFYQPEAYVPQIDLYIAKNADVNEDIARLRHATVRALLERKDVIVVASVSCIYGWDSPEEYKEQLFTVKVGEKINRLTIAMNLARLQYERNDYNFKSGTFRIRGDVLDVFPKESETAIRIELFGDEIDSIIEFDPLTNDLIRKYSSFTFFPAQQFITTQERIRRYVDEIKEELKIRVEFFKKRGKFVEAQRLEERTKYDLEMLLNVGYCTGIENYSRYFSGRKPGEEPYTLLNFFPEDSLLFIDESHITIPQLRGMYRGDHDRKLTLVNYGFRLPSAMDNRPLRFEEFLQHVNQCIFVSATPSEFEISNSKQVVEQFIRPTGLVDPEVVIRKRSKQIEDLINEIRKRAEKGERVIVNTLTKKFAEDLTNYLIENGIKAKYLHSDIKTIERVQILKGLRSGDFDCLVGVNLLREGLDLPEVSLVAILDADKEGFLRSETSLIQLMGRAARNVSGMVIMYADEISNAMTEAIKETSRRRKKQIEYNKAHGITPTTIRKAITDLIDLPWKKESEILDVIHVDNLSYEEFMALITELEEEMHLKAEVLDFEEAIKIRDKINKLIDEFKKHNTNLKRKK
- a CDS encoding carbohydrate kinase family protein, with the protein product MKRVLVFGENAVDVIMKLNSFNIEEDHNNVAVSSKIDIGGSGINFARALFNLKETPIYFTPISKDFFGMSIRNFLDLKGINYFDVSSEKPTPVVISIIQDNKRFTIANILNTSYTDLDFDVFMNANLHFDYAYISGGLLTEKKPQEESIKIVEYIRNYSNMVFFDPQVRICVGTPNFKETAEKIISNSHVVFSNQKEIEYFNKNNIELFLNRGGILVIKMGENGARLIAKTQEYEVKGVYAKGNNLVGAGDVFNASFIKAIVSGENYKDALNFANTFAANFVERGFCDG
- the polX gene encoding DNA polymerase/3'-5' exonuclease PolX is translated as TEQKILEGINNLRDKSSNRFLIGIALPIAEEIIESLKKNTPVEKCLICGSLRRMKDTIGDIDILVTSNKPKEVMDFFTSLPIVKEVIAKGDTKSSIITIEGIQTDLRVVEDESFGAAVQYFTGSKNHNVRLREIAIKKDYKLNEYGLFELDSNKKFAGETEESIYEAIGMQFVPPEMREDTGEVELALEHKLPKIVDYTDIKGDTHMHTKYSDGANTIEEMALKAIELGYEYIVITEHAKALSVAGGLDIPDFRKEKEEIEKLNKKLHPFKIFLGVELNILSNGSVDFPESELSFFDLCLAGIHTGMNQTKDEITERLKTVLKMPKVKIIVHPTGRIINGRNEYSLNIDEIFETAKKYNKVFEINASFDRLDLNEVNAKRAVYEYGLKISVGTDAHSVDSLENMRFGVGVARRAWLRKSDIINTFSQKEFEKFIRE